A single Fibrobacter sp. DNA region contains:
- the hemW gene encoding radical SAM family heme chaperone HemW gives MSPGISLYIHIPFCAGKCHYCDFFSIRYNSSLADRYLQAVITEWNLVCRQLKLERYEIETIYFGGGTPSILSSKQWNYITSSLIRNLNTSPDLEFSVECNPESCSEEKVDSFYNAGVNRITFGVQSLSEKELSVSGRKHSAVRAIEVLNFPSLSCFNSIGADIIYGLPGQTTETLRETLKNLFSTSLIKHISAYELSISPKTSFGRHHNILPLPDEDTMLEMTSIVKSECIKHGFEQYEISNYAMPSFNCRHNEAYWDHREYIGLGCAAHSYFNRKRWANKADVNEYICNLEQNILPQSWVENVNDDTLAKEMIFLGLRRIRGIDEERFGILTRMNFIDCVNKEKLEIFLSTGRIAYEKPRWYATEEGLLYADGMARDLFL, from the coding sequence ATGTCTCCCGGTATTTCTCTTTACATCCATATCCCATTCTGTGCAGGAAAGTGTCATTACTGTGATTTCTTTTCCATCAGGTATAATTCCTCCCTGGCGGACAGGTATCTGCAAGCTGTCATTACAGAATGGAATCTTGTCTGTCGTCAACTGAAACTCGAGAGATACGAGATCGAAACCATTTATTTCGGTGGCGGCACCCCCTCGATACTGTCATCGAAACAGTGGAATTATATTACATCGAGCCTTATCCGGAACCTCAACACCAGCCCTGATCTTGAATTCTCCGTAGAATGTAATCCTGAATCCTGTTCAGAAGAAAAAGTGGATTCATTCTATAATGCAGGTGTAAACAGAATCACTTTCGGGGTTCAATCCCTGTCTGAGAAAGAACTCTCTGTTTCCGGGCGGAAACACTCTGCGGTTAGAGCTATAGAAGTGCTCAATTTTCCCTCTTTGTCATGCTTCAATTCTATCGGAGCGGATATAATCTACGGCCTTCCGGGCCAGACAACAGAGACCCTGAGGGAAACGCTGAAAAATCTGTTTTCAACATCACTTATCAAGCATATTTCCGCTTATGAACTCTCTATCAGCCCGAAAACATCTTTTGGCAGACATCACAACATTCTTCCTCTTCCTGATGAAGACACAATGCTTGAGATGACTTCTATTGTCAAATCAGAATGTATCAAGCATGGATTCGAGCAGTATGAGATCTCCAATTACGCGATGCCCTCCTTTAACTGCAGACACAACGAAGCATATTGGGATCACAGGGAATACATAGGCCTCGGATGCGCAGCACATTCTTACTTTAACCGGAAAAGATGGGCCAACAAAGCAGATGTAAATGAGTATATCTGTAATCTTGAGCAGAACATCTTACCGCAATCCTGGGTGGAGAATGTAAATGATGACACTCTTGCCAAAGAGATGATTTTCCTGGGTCTCAGGAGAATCAGAGGTATCGATGAGGAGAGATTCGGAATTCTGACCAGAATGAACTTCATAGACTGCGTCAATAAGGAAAAGCTGGAGATCTTTCTATCCACGGGGCGGATAGCATACGAGAAGCCGCGATGGTATGCCACCGAAGAGGGGCTGTTGTATGCTG